The following proteins come from a genomic window of Nitrospirota bacterium:
- the rplN gene encoding 50S ribosomal protein L14, with product MIQLRSILEVADNSGARKVQCIKVMGGSHKRYAGLGDIVVVSIKEALPESNVKKGSVAKAVVVRCKKETRRTDGSYIKFDENAVVIVNAEGEPAGTRIFGPVARELRWKEFMKIISLAPEVL from the coding sequence ATGATCCAGCTCAGGAGCATATTGGAAGTTGCCGATAACTCAGGCGCAAGAAAGGTGCAGTGCATTAAGGTTATGGGCGGAAGTCACAAAAGATATGCAGGGCTTGGGGATATAGTAGTTGTGAGCATAAAAGAGGCTCTGCCCGAAAGCAATGTTAAAAAGGGCTCTGTGGCAAAGGCAGTTGTTGTAAGATGCAAGAAAGAAACAAGGAGAACAGACGGCTCTTACATAAAGTTTGATGAAAATGCGGTTGTGATTGTCAATGCAGAGGGAGAGCCTGCCGGCACAAGAATATTCGGGCCTGTGGCAAGAGAGCTCAGATGGAAGGAATTTATGAAGATTATCTCCCTTGCACCGGAAGTGCTTTAA
- the map gene encoding type I methionyl aminopeptidase, which produces MIVLKSQDEIKRMAEACRIAAEALEEIKKMIAPGITTMELDKFAESFIISRGAVPAFKGYRGYPASLCTSVNEQVVHGIPSMTRLRQGDIVSLDLGVYYRGFYGDTAATFPVGEVSNTAKKLIAVTMGALNVGIESAVIGNYVFDISSAVQKHVEENRFSVVRNFVGHGIGRELHEEPQIPNFVPNSREGMGAVIMEGMTLAIEPMVNAGAWEVSILDDGWTAVTKDGSLSAHFEHTVAVTKNGPNALTKLDL; this is translated from the coding sequence TTGATAGTCCTTAAGTCGCAGGATGAAATAAAGAGAATGGCAGAGGCATGCCGTATTGCGGCAGAGGCGCTGGAAGAAATAAAAAAGATGATAGCTCCGGGAATAACTACTATGGAGCTTGATAAATTTGCCGAGTCATTTATAATTTCCAGAGGGGCTGTGCCTGCATTTAAGGGATACAGGGGTTATCCTGCAAGCCTTTGCACATCTGTTAATGAACAGGTTGTTCACGGCATTCCATCAATGACAAGGCTGAGGCAAGGTGATATAGTCAGTCTGGACCTCGGCGTGTATTACAGAGGCTTCTACGGCGATACGGCGGCAACTTTCCCCGTAGGTGAAGTAAGCAATACGGCAAAGAAATTAATTGCAGTTACTATGGGAGCGCTTAATGTGGGGATAGAAAGCGCTGTAATAGGCAATTATGTGTTTGATATATCCTCTGCAGTGCAGAAGCATGTGGAGGAGAACAGGTTTTCCGTTGTAAGAAATTTTGTAGGACACGGCATCGGCAGGGAGCTTCACGAAGAGCCGCAAATCCCTAACTTTGTCCCTAACAGCCGTGAGGGAATGGGTGCAGTTATTATGGAGGGAATGACCTTAGCCATTGAACCCATGGTTAATGCAGGCGCCTGGGAGGTTTCCATACTTGATGACGGCTGGACCGCGGTAACAAAGGACGGCAGTCTGTCGGCTCATTTTGAACATACGGTGGCCGTTACAAAAAACGGCCCCAATGCCTTGACTAAATTAGACTTATAA
- a CDS encoding 50S ribosomal protein L18: protein MLSYVKTDARKRRHERARKKVYGTSERPRLNIFKSLKHVYAQIIDDSESATLVAASSQSKDFSKKLKTGGNIAAAKEVGTLIAKKAVEKGIKKIVFDRGGYTYHGRVKTLADAAREAGLEF, encoded by the coding sequence ATTTTGTCTTACGTTAAAACTGATGCAAGGAAAAGACGCCACGAAAGGGCCAGAAAGAAGGTCTACGGAACTTCTGAAAGGCCAAGGCTCAATATATTTAAAAGCCTGAAGCATGTGTATGCCCAGATAATAGATGACTCGGAAAGCGCTACGCTTGTTGCAGCCTCAAGTCAGAGCAAAGACTTCAGCAAAAAGCTCAAAACAGGAGGCAATATAGCGGCGGCAAAAGAAGTCGGGACACTGATTGCAAAGAAAGCCGTAGAAAAAGGGATAAAGAAAATTGTCTTTGACAGGGGCGGCTACACTTATCACGGCAGGGTAAAGACGCTTGCAGATGCAGCGAGAGAGGCAGGACTTGAATTCTAG
- a CDS encoding 50S ribosomal protein L24, whose protein sequence is MSLDIKKNDTVMVVKGDDRGKKGRVLSVYPVKSEVLIEKLNIVKRHMKPNKKYTQGGIIEKEAPVHRSNVTLVCPKCDKPTKIGSTTLENGARVRVCKICKEIMDR, encoded by the coding sequence ATGAGTTTAGATATAAAGAAAAACGATACGGTGATGGTAGTCAAAGGGGATGACAGGGGTAAAAAGGGGCGGGTGCTTTCGGTTTATCCCGTTAAAAGCGAAGTTCTCATTGAAAAACTGAACATCGTTAAGAGACACATGAAGCCGAACAAGAAATATACGCAGGGCGGGATTATAGAAAAGGAGGCGCCGGTTCACCGTTCAAATGTGACGCTGGTCTGCCCCAAATGCGATAAGCCTACAAAGATTGGCAGTACTACCCTTGAAAACGGCGCACGGGTAAGGGTTTGCAAAATCTGCAAGGAGATTATGGACAGATAA
- the rplO gene encoding 50S ribosomal protein L15, which yields MRLSDLSPVPGSTKKPKRVGRGIGSGHGKTSCKGHKGQKARTGTGKGAGFEGGQMPLQRRLPKRGFTNIFKKQYSIVNLKSLSGLSETVITPEILLEKGLIKNIKDGVKILGDGELKGALTVKAHFFSVSAKEKITGAGGSAEII from the coding sequence TTGAGATTATCAGATTTATCACCTGTGCCGGGAAGCACAAAGAAACCAAAGAGAGTCGGGCGCGGCATAGGCTCGGGTCACGGCAAGACCTCATGCAAAGGGCATAAAGGGCAGAAGGCAAGGACCGGAACAGGCAAGGGCGCGGGTTTTGAGGGCGGACAGATGCCGCTTCAGCGCAGACTGCCCAAGAGGGGTTTTACAAATATTTTTAAAAAGCAGTACTCTATTGTTAATTTAAAGTCATTAAGCGGGCTTTCTGAAACTGTTATTACTCCTGAAATCCTTCTTGAAAAGGGACTGATTAAAAATATAAAGGACGGAGTTAAGATTCTTGGCGACGGCGAGTTAAAGGGCGCTCTGACCGTAAAGGCTCATTTTTTCAGCGTCTCTGCAAAAGAAAAAATTACCGGAGCAGGCGGAAGCGCGGAGATAATTTAA
- the rpsE gene encoding 30S ribosomal protein S5 — protein MVGRTNPDGLNLKEKVVFINRVAKVVKGGRRFSFSALVVVGDDGGYVGAGKGKAGEVPEAIRKAVEQAKRNLIKVPIKDGTIPHQITGKFGAVQVIMKPGAEGVGIIAGGAVRAIMEVAGVHNIVAKSIGSHNPFNSVRATLDGLKKLKDTASIEARTGGGKSEEEGQGAKDENA, from the coding sequence ATAGTGGGAAGAACTAACCCTGATGGTCTTAATCTGAAAGAAAAGGTTGTATTTATAAATAGAGTTGCCAAGGTCGTAAAAGGCGGCAGGCGGTTTTCTTTTAGCGCCCTTGTTGTTGTCGGCGATGACGGCGGTTATGTCGGAGCCGGCAAGGGTAAGGCAGGGGAAGTTCCGGAGGCGATAAGAAAGGCCGTTGAGCAGGCAAAGAGGAACCTCATAAAAGTCCCTATAAAAGACGGCACAATACCACATCAGATAACCGGCAAGTTCGGTGCTGTGCAGGTTATCATGAAGCCCGGCGCTGAAGGCGTAGGCATTATTGCAGGCGGAGCCGTAAGGGCAATTATGGAGGTTGCGGGTGTGCATAATATTGTTGCCAAGTCCATTGGCAGTCATAATCCATTTAACAGCGTCAGGGCTACGCTTGACGGGCTGAAGAAACTTAAGGACACTGCGAGCATTGAGGCAAGAACCGGCGGTGGAAAGTCAGAAGAAGAGGGGCAGGGAGCAAAAGATGAAAACGCTTAA
- the rpsM gene encoding 30S ribosomal protein S13: MRITGVDLPKNERVEIGLTSIFGIGRKTSQKILEEMGIDPNKRVKDLTDDDALKIRAVIDRDYKVEGDLRREAATNIKRLLDMGSYRGLRHKAKLPVRGQRTKTNARTRKGPRKAVVSRKKEV, encoded by the coding sequence GTGAGAATAACAGGCGTTGACTTACCGAAAAATGAAAGAGTTGAAATAGGGCTTACGAGTATTTTCGGCATAGGCAGAAAAACTTCGCAGAAGATTCTTGAAGAAATGGGCATTGACCCGAACAAGAGGGTAAAGGACCTGACTGATGACGATGCCTTAAAGATAAGGGCAGTCATTGACAGGGATTATAAGGTTGAAGGCGACTTAAGGCGCGAGGCAGCCACGAATATCAAGAGACTTCTTGACATGGGTTCATACAGGGGGCTGAGGCATAAGGCTAAACTGCCTGTAAGAGGACAGCGGACCAAGACAAACGCCCGTACCCGCAAAGGACCGAGGAAGGCTGTTGTAAGCAGGAAGAAGGAGGTGTAA
- the secY gene encoding preprotein translocase subunit SecY, giving the protein MAIFTGFQNIFKIAELKNRLLFTFALLAVYRIGAHIPTPGINGEELSKFLMERGGALMGFFDMFSGGALSRLTIFALGIMPYISASIILQLLTVVVPAIGKLAKEGERGRKKIVQYTRYGTVVISAVQSFGIATGIESMNQGAFVQSPGWSFRLMTMITLTSGTAFIMWLGEQITERGIGNGISMIIFAGIVARFPNAVINSVRLIKSGELNLILMLMLIVLMVAVVGIIIFVERGQRKIPVQYAKRVVGRKVYGGQSTHLPLKVNSSGVIPPIFASSIIMFPATIAGFIAIPWVQSVAKQLSPGNLIYTVLYVGMIFFFAYFYTAIIFNPVDIADNLKKHGGFIPGVRPGQSTSEYIYRVLARITFGGAIYLSIICILPDIFGKYFNVPFYFGGTSLLIVVGVALDTISQIESHLVTRSYEGFLKKGKIRGRRG; this is encoded by the coding sequence ATGGCAATTTTTACCGGCTTTCAAAACATATTTAAAATAGCTGAACTCAAAAACAGACTGCTCTTTACTTTTGCCCTGCTGGCTGTTTACAGAATCGGCGCTCACATACCGACCCCCGGGATTAACGGCGAGGAACTGAGCAAGTTCCTTATGGAAAGGGGCGGCGCCCTCATGGGTTTTTTTGATATGTTTTCCGGCGGCGCCCTGTCCAGATTAACGATTTTTGCCCTCGGTATAATGCCCTACATCAGCGCCTCAATTATTCTCCAGCTTCTTACCGTAGTGGTCCCTGCAATCGGGAAGCTGGCCAAGGAAGGCGAGCGCGGAAGGAAAAAAATAGTGCAGTACACAAGGTACGGCACTGTGGTTATAAGCGCCGTCCAGTCATTCGGAATTGCAACAGGCATTGAGAGCATGAACCAGGGCGCATTTGTCCAGTCGCCGGGATGGAGTTTCAGGCTTATGACCATGATAACCCTTACATCAGGAACCGCCTTCATCATGTGGCTTGGAGAACAGATAACTGAGAGGGGAATCGGCAACGGCATATCAATGATTATCTTTGCCGGCATAGTAGCGCGTTTTCCAAATGCCGTAATTAACTCTGTAAGGCTTATTAAATCAGGCGAGCTTAATCTGATCTTAATGCTTATGTTGATAGTTTTAATGGTTGCGGTTGTCGGGATAATAATATTTGTTGAGCGGGGTCAGAGAAAGATACCGGTGCAGTATGCAAAAAGAGTTGTGGGCAGGAAGGTTTACGGCGGACAGAGCACGCATCTGCCGCTGAAGGTAAACAGCTCGGGCGTTATTCCTCCGATATTTGCATCATCAATAATAATGTTTCCCGCCACGATTGCCGGTTTTATTGCAATCCCGTGGGTTCAGTCAGTGGCGAAACAGCTTTCTCCGGGCAATCTGATTTACACGGTGCTTTATGTAGGCATGATTTTTTTCTTTGCGTATTTTTATACGGCAATAATTTTCAATCCTGTTGACATAGCGGATAATTTAAAAAAGCACGGAGGGTTCATCCCCGGCGTAAGGCCCGGGCAGAGCACATCAGAATACATCTACAGGGTGCTTGCAAGAATTACCTTTGGAGGCGCGATATATCTGTCAATAATATGCATACTGCCGGACATTTTCGGGAAATATTTCAATGTGCCTTTTTATTTCGGCGGCACATCTTTATTGATAGTTGTAGGTGTGGCCCTGGATACAATTTCACAGATAGAGTCTCATTTAGTGACCCGTTCCTATGAGGGTTTCTTAAAGAAAGGCAAGATCAGGGGAAGAAGGGGCTGA
- the rplE gene encoding 50S ribosomal protein L5, whose product MLRLMEKYKKEVVPDLMKEFAFKNVMQVPRLKSIVLNVGMGEATQNIKLLDAAVKELTIISGQKPVVTKAKKSIASFKLRKGMPIGCKVTLRGKRMYEFLDKFISLALPRIKDFKGVSGKAFDGRGNYAFGTKEQIIFPEIDYDKIENTHGLDVIFVTSAKNNKEGKALLKHFGMPFRN is encoded by the coding sequence ATGTTAAGATTAATGGAAAAATATAAAAAAGAAGTGGTGCCGGACCTCATGAAGGAATTTGCATTTAAAAATGTAATGCAAGTGCCGCGGCTTAAAAGCATTGTGCTGAATGTCGGGATGGGTGAAGCCACCCAGAACATAAAACTGCTGGATGCCGCAGTTAAGGAACTGACAATCATATCAGGACAGAAACCTGTTGTCACAAAGGCAAAAAAGTCCATTGCAAGTTTTAAACTCCGCAAGGGCATGCCTATCGGCTGCAAAGTCACCCTGAGAGGCAAAAGAATGTATGAGTTTCTTGATAAATTTATAAGCCTTGCGCTTCCGCGGATAAAGGATTTTAAAGGCGTCTCGGGTAAGGCGTTTGACGGCAGGGGAAATTATGCCTTCGGAACAAAGGAGCAGATAATTTTTCCCGAAATAGATTATGACAAGATAGAAAATACTCACGGACTGGATGTCATATTTGTGACATCCGCCAAAAATAATAAGGAGGGAAAGGCGCTTCTCAAACATTTTGGGATGCCGTTTAGAAATTAA
- the rpmJ gene encoding 50S ribosomal protein L36 has translation MKVRSSVKPICTKCKIVRRKGVIRVICSNQRHKQRQG, from the coding sequence ATGAAAGTTCGTTCATCAGTAAAACCGATATGCACAAAGTGTAAAATTGTAAGAAGAAAAGGCGTAATCAGGGTTATCTGCAGCAATCAGAGGCATAAGCAGAGGCAGGGATAG
- the rpsQ gene encoding 30S ribosomal protein S17 produces MPKKIFTGDVISDKMDKTVIVSVKRLTQHPLYKKTIKKISKFKAHDEGNKYKVGDKVRIIESSPISKEKRWVVLEKAER; encoded by the coding sequence ATGCCCAAGAAAATATTTACAGGTGATGTTATAAGCGATAAGATGGACAAAACAGTCATAGTGTCCGTAAAGAGGCTTACACAGCATCCCCTTTATAAGAAAACCATTAAAAAAATCTCAAAGTTTAAGGCTCACGACGAAGGGAATAAATACAAGGTCGGAGATAAAGTAAGGATTATTGAATCAAGCCCCATCAGCAAGGAAAAAAGATGGGTTGTTTTGGAAAAGGCGGAGAGGTAA
- the rpmC gene encoding 50S ribosomal protein L29 encodes MKKPSDIRSSTVDELRQEEANLRKELFNLRFQQVTGEIENPMRIRQVRRNIAQVLTVIGEKLKVKS; translated from the coding sequence ATGAAGAAGCCTTCGGACATAAGGTCCTCAACAGTTGATGAATTGCGGCAGGAAGAGGCGAATCTGAGAAAAGAACTGTTTAATTTAAGATTCCAGCAGGTGACCGGCGAAATTGAAAACCCGATGAGAATAAGACAGGTCAGAAGGAATATAGCGCAGGTATTAACTGTTATAGGTGAAAAGTTAAAAGTTAAAAGTTAA
- the rplP gene encoding 50S ribosomal protein L16 — protein sequence MLMPKKVKFRKMMKGNMNGKAYKGSSISFGEFGLKALEPGWVSSRQIEAARVAITRHAKRGCKVWIRVFPDKPLTKKPAETRMGKGKGAPESWVAVVTPGRVLYEMSGVPEDIAREAFRLASHKLSIATKFVTRTRIV from the coding sequence AAAGGCAATATGAATGGGAAGGCTTACAAAGGGTCTTCCATATCTTTCGGAGAATTCGGTCTTAAGGCTCTTGAACCCGGATGGGTATCAAGCCGTCAGATAGAGGCGGCGAGGGTTGCCATAACAAGGCATGCCAAGAGAGGCTGTAAGGTCTGGATAAGGGTATTCCCCGATAAACCGTTGACAAAGAAGCCTGCTGAGACAAGAATGGGAAAAGGAAAAGGCGCCCCTGAGTCATGGGTGGCGGTTGTGACGCCCGGCAGGGTTTTATATGAAATGTCAGGTGTGCCGGAAGATATAGCGCGTGAAGCCTTTAGGCTTGCTTCGCATAAGCTTTCCATTGCCACCAAGTTTGTAACCAGGACGAGAATAGTATGA
- the rpsH gene encoding 30S ribosomal protein S8 yields the protein MMTDPIADMITRIRNANMIKAEKVDIPASKIKLEVTKILKEKGFIKGYRMLKDKKQGILRVSLKYSANGEKIISGLKRISKPGRRIYVGKDDVPKVMGGIGVAIISTSKGVLYDEECRRDGVGGEVLCYVW from the coding sequence ATGATGACAGATCCGATTGCAGATATGATTACAAGAATCAGAAATGCAAACATGATTAAGGCAGAGAAGGTGGACATCCCCGCCTCAAAAATAAAACTTGAGGTAACAAAGATACTTAAAGAAAAAGGCTTTATAAAAGGCTACAGGATGCTGAAGGATAAAAAGCAGGGCATCTTAAGAGTCTCTTTGAAATATTCCGCTAACGGCGAAAAAATAATATCCGGGCTTAAGAGAATAAGCAAACCGGGCAGAAGAATATATGTCGGTAAAGATGATGTGCCAAAAGTTATGGGTGGAATCGGAGTGGCGATTATTTCAACGTCAAAAGGCGTTCTTTATGACGAGGAATGCAGGCGTGACGGCGTCGGCGGAGAAGTGCTGTGCTATGTATGGTAA
- the rpmD gene encoding 50S ribosomal protein L30, with translation MKTLKITLKRSPIGKPEKLRKVLMSMGLKRPNQSTIQKDTPSVKGQIHKVSHLVEVSEN, from the coding sequence ATGAAAACGCTTAAGATAACATTAAAACGCAGTCCGATAGGCAAGCCTGAAAAACTCAGAAAGGTACTGATGTCAATGGGGCTCAAGAGGCCGAATCAAAGCACAATTCAAAAAGACACCCCTTCAGTAAAGGGACAGATTCATAAAGTGTCGCATCTTGTGGAAGTAAGTGAAAACTAA
- a CDS encoding type Z 30S ribosomal protein S14: MAKKCLIEKVKRTPKFKVRAYNRCRICGRPRGYLRKFGMCRICFRQRALAGQIPGVTKSSW, from the coding sequence ATGGCAAAAAAGTGTTTGATTGAGAAGGTAAAAAGGACACCAAAGTTTAAAGTCAGGGCATATAACAGATGCCGGATTTGCGGCAGACCGAGAGGTTATTTGAGGAAGTTTGGGATGTGCAGGATATGTTTCAGACAGCGCGCATTAGCCGGACAGATACCCGGCGTAACAAAATCAAGTTGGTGA
- the rplF gene encoding 50S ribosomal protein L6: MSRVGAKPINLPKGVDVKLNVNEIAVKGPKGELKWSFPAEINVMLEGEVLQIKRESDTKQHKALHGTARSIIANMITGVHDGYERVLDITGIGYKAQVQGKKLLMTLGYSHPVEYTLPEGMTAQVDPKQTKITLKGSDKQLIGQVAANIRAFRPPDIYKGKGIRYTGEYIKLKAGKVGKK, from the coding sequence ATGTCAAGGGTAGGCGCAAAACCAATAAATTTACCAAAGGGCGTTGACGTTAAGCTAAACGTCAATGAAATTGCCGTTAAGGGGCCCAAGGGCGAGCTCAAATGGAGTTTCCCTGCGGAAATAAATGTCATGTTAGAAGGCGAAGTCCTTCAGATAAAAAGAGAATCTGATACCAAACAGCATAAGGCGCTGCACGGCACTGCAAGGAGCATTATCGCAAACATGATAACAGGCGTCCATGACGGATATGAGAGGGTGCTTGATATTACGGGTATTGGATACAAGGCGCAGGTTCAGGGCAAGAAACTGCTTATGACACTCGGGTATTCTCATCCGGTTGAATATACCCTTCCGGAAGGTATGACTGCACAGGTGGATCCCAAACAGACCAAGATAACATTGAAAGGCAGCGATAAGCAGTTAATCGGACAGGTTGCGGCAAACATCAGGGCATTTAGGCCGCCTGATATATACAAAGGCAAAGGCATTCGTTATACCGGTGAGTATATTAAACTGAAGGCAGGCAAAGTTGGAAAAAAGTAG
- the infA gene encoding translation initiation factor IF-1: MPKEEAIEVQGTILETLPNAMFRVELENGQKILAYVSGKMRMHFIKILPGDKVTIELSPYNLTKGRITYRFK; this comes from the coding sequence ATGCCAAAAGAAGAGGCGATAGAGGTTCAAGGTACGATATTAGAAACACTGCCTAATGCAATGTTCAGGGTTGAACTTGAGAATGGGCAGAAGATATTGGCATACGTTTCAGGGAAGATGCGCATGCATTTTATCAAAATACTGCCCGGCGACAAGGTCACTATAGAGTTGTCTCCGTACAACCTTACCAAGGGCAGAATAACTTACAGATTTAAATAG